In Cryptomeria japonica chromosome 10, Sugi_1.0, whole genome shotgun sequence, a genomic segment contains:
- the LOC131029838 gene encoding alcohol dehydrogenase-like 5, producing the protein MNGSVGNSKGKVIICKAAVCWASGEALVMEEIEVAPPQALEVRIRIICTALCHSDLSFWNIKQENNKGHPRIYGHEAVGRVESVGENVKDFEEGDMVIPVFRSHCTECVDCKSTKSNMCAISIKSRNEGLMKSDNGTRFSINGKPIYHFLGVSSFSEYTVVGVDQVVKVNPMAAPDKICLLSCGVTTGLGGAWKVGNVEKGSTVAVFGLGTVGMAVAEGARIRGVSRIIGVDVNPKKFDIGRKFGVTDFVNPNDHEKPVHQVIKEMTGSGVDYSFDCTGNKSVIVEAFKSTCNGWGTTVVLGVGMTEITIDCQELLRGKTIKGSLFGGMKAKTDVPLLVDMYMKKELQLDGFITQEISFPEINKAFELLTKGECLRCIMWMDRALH; encoded by the exons ATGAATGGATCAGTTGGCAACTCCAAGGGAAAAGTTATCATCTGTAAAG CTGCCGTGTGTTGGGCATCTGGGGAAGCTTTGGTGATGGAAGAAATTGAAGTGGCTCCACCGCAGGCTCTGGAAGTTCGCATCAGAATCATATGTACCGCTCTATGTCACTCTGATCTCAGTTTTTGGAATATAAAACAG GAGAATAATAAAGGGCATCCTCGCATTTATGGCCATGAAGCAGTTGG AAGAGTAGAAAGTGTTGGggaaaatgtgaaggattttgagGAGGGAGACATGGTGATACCTGTGTTTAGGTCACATTGCACTGAGTGCGTAGATTGCAAGTCAACCAAAAGCAATATGTGTGCCATCAGTATAAAAAGCAGAAATGAAGGACTGATGAAAAGTGATAATGGTACCAGATTCAGCATCAATGGGAAACCTATATACCATTTTTTAGGTGTTTCCAGCTTCTCTGAATACACTGTTGTAGGGGTTGATCAAGTCGTCAAAGTAAATCCAATGGCTGCCCCTGATAAAATTTGTCTTCTTAGCTGTGGGGTCACAACAG GATTAGGTGGGGCTTGGAAGGTGGGCAATGTAGAGAAAGGCTCCACAGTGGCTGTTTTTGGTTTAGGAACTGTTGGCATGGCT GTTGCAGAAGGTGCAAGAATCAGAGGTGTATCTAGAATCATTGGTGTTGATGTGAACCCTAAAAAGTTTGATATTG GAAGAAAATTTGGGGTTACAGACTTTGTGAATCCTAATGACCATGAAAAGCCTGTTCACCAG GTGATCAAAGAAATGACTGGAAGTGGGGTGGATTACAGCTTTGATTGCACAGGCAACAAGTCTGTCATTGTTGAAGCCTTCAAAAGCACTTGTAAT GGATGGGGTACAACAGTGGTTTTAGGAGTGGGTATGACAGAGATAACCATAGACTGTCAAGAATTGCTCCGTGGTAAAACCATAAAAGGGTCATTATTCGGAGGAATGAAGGCAAAAACAGATGTGCCCCTATTGGTGGACATGTATATGAAAAAG GAGCTTCAGCTAGATGGTTTCATTACTCAGGAAATCTCATTTCCAGAGATCAACAAGGCATTTGAGTTGTTGACAAAAGGAGAGTGTTTGAGATGCATTATGTGGATGGACAGGGCATTGCATTAG